Part of the Zingiber officinale cultivar Zhangliang chromosome 6A, Zo_v1.1, whole genome shotgun sequence genome, TTCAATTCCCGAAACACCAAAACCTTCTAGTTCCTGCTAAAAAGCAGAGATCCTGCTGAAGTCACATGTCAGTGTGCTTCTTCCACAGCATCTAGATTTTAGCAATATCCTGAATATCCAAGGagccatgccatgccatgacaaAACATCTTACCAAACCAGAGGCAAATGCACAAAGATATGTATCAAAAAGCATTAGTTTTCCATCAAGAACAAGGCACTTGTCGAAATAACATTAACATCTGAGTGACATTCAAGAAGCGAGGTGTGGCAAGAGTGGCACACATGACAATTCCTAGGAAAGAACAGTAGAACACCATAAATGAAGCCAGTACCGAGGCCACACTGCAACCTTAATCAGTTGGGATGTTTGAAAACTAGCTTCACACTGCATACTGCATAAACAAAATGTTAATACTTTGGAAaactgtcaaaaaaaaaaaaaaataggcgtTAAGAAACATACCTGCAATGCAAGCAGTAATAGCATGCTAATATCTGTGACCACCACCTTCATTAGGACGCTCATATGGACCAGACCTGTCACGACCATAACGATCACCACCACTGCCCCCACGGCTTCCCCCATCTCTGTTGCGAGAACTGAAGCGGTCCCCATTACGATCAGGTCCATACCGATTGTTACTGCCATGACTACCCCCATACGAATCCTCTCTGCCACCATATCTATCCCCTCTTCCGCCATCACCTGAAGGGCATTCCCTTGCAAAATGACCAGGCTTTCCACACTTAAAACAGTCACCATCCGAACCTCGTCCACGGGCACCACCAAAGTCCTTACCACGACCCCTATCATAATCACGACCACGATCGCGTTCATAGTCGCGTCCTGAATCACGATCCCTGTTACCAGGGCCTTGAGGTTGTGCTCTTTCCACAGTAATTGAGCGCCCATCAAGATCTATTCCATTCATGGCTTCAATAGCCTCTTCCATAtcagctttgttatcaaaagtgACAAAGCCAAATCCACGAGAACGACCAGAAAACTTGTCGAGAACAATCTGCAGGTAGGAAAATAATCCAGCTAACCAACATTTATCCAAAAACAAGGTAGACTGATAAAACAGCAAAGTCAAATCCACAAGAACCCCTCAGCCCCCAAGCATCAAGCTATTTATCAGATTATATATCTGGTGATCATGACAAAGAGTAACTTGAAATTTCAAATCTTTGCAAAATATTACATAAGAATAAAAAAATGACATGTGAAACGAATATAACACCTagctataatttttataaatatcaaTTACCAGAAACAGTATCATATAGATAGTATACCAGGTTATATTGAAAACAAGTACATTAGATAGAAATTTTACCAGACTACCATACCAAGATAAACTGAATACAATCAAGAAAAAAAGTGAAAATAGCAAACAAAAGCATCTTTAGCAGGGATACTGCATAAAAAATGTCTCCTGGTTCTGAAATGACAATTTTTGAACACTAGAATTACCCTATTAAAACACAAGCAAACAAGAAAACGAATAATGATATGGAATACACAGATgttgaaaaatagaaaataaaatatttgtgcTCCATGAAGGGTAATAAATCATGAGAGAGATTGTAACCTTTGCCTCAGTAAGATGGCCAAATTTTTTAAATGCATCCTTCAAACTTCCATCAGTTGTTGACCATGAAAGACTACCAACAAAACAGCGAAACTCATCTGCTTCAGACATTTTCAATCAATTGAGCTGTGGGGTGAGACAAAAAAGCAAGTGAAAAACATGTCAGCCACAAGCATAAAAATAGGACACgattgaataaaaaaaatgattatggAAGGATAGGAAATATAACAGATACATCAGAGTATTCAAGTTAATAGAATCATGATCCATTGGTTCACTTCCATGTTGCTTGGAATCATAGATGCAAATTAGATTTGATCATTGTAAGACTATCTTTTATCTTTGTGGATATCTAGATCCATATGAAACTAATTCTTCAAgtgaaaataaattaattaacaaaaaccATATAGCAGATTAGGCAGCTCTGTGAGTGAATTAATTAAAACAAATCATGCAACAGTTAATATAAATCAgtcaattgaaaattttgaagacAGATTAGTCCCTCATGATGAACAAATTCGTAACATTGGAGTTGGATTAATCACAAAACTTCAATATCAATAGAATGGTCAGATTGGATAAGCATAATCAATATGGGCCAGTATAaccattgaaaatttaaattaaagaaaacaaagaatGAACATTAGAAACGATAAGAATACAAAATAAAATGAGTTGATGGTTCAATATATCATAATCTTAACCACTGCCAATAAATATATTCCCAcctttcaatttaaaaaaaaaaaaatctagcttaACCTATTTAAATCGCTCACAAATGTATCCCTACTTCAAGTTTGTCATCCAACTATGACTACAAATTGACAAAAGATGATTCTAACTCAATTTCATATAATCATGGATACCTAGATTAaatagattttattttaattgattaatttttatttattttttgtgtcATGAATTAGCTAAAGATGAATAACATATACTTAAAtcatagaaaaacaaaaaaaacgtaTTAGTGGTGGTATAAGATATCAGCATCATCAGTTAATAGATGAAAAACTTAGGGGAGGGATAGAATTTCTAGAGATTTAATAGATTGGAATAGATTTGCAAAAATTGCTGGCAGAAATAGATTTGTTGTCCTGGATTCTATCTAACTGAATAAATTGACTCTGGCTCTTTGTTGGTTCAGACTCTTGAGACAGAATCCATGACAAATGATCTTTCATCAGCAAACGGAAGGTGACACAGACATAGAAAGAACACAACCAACAGAAGCATCAAGTAAACGATAGAGCGCTTCTTCCTCTCTAACAGTTTGTCTCCGCCCCATGTAACTTTATTTTCTCTGTTGTTTCTTTTTCATGTTCTAGAATTCTCCGAAAAATCAATTCGCTAATTCATCAGAGAACGTTTGATCTCCAATATTTGTTTTATAAATCACCTACTATAAACTAAGAATTCATCAGCAGTAAACTTCAGATCCAACAGATCATACCAAATACAGGTCAAAACATGACATAGCATGAGTACGAATCCTCCCTAATACGGCGTCGAtaatagaaagaagaagaagaagaagaagagatatcTCGATCCCAAAAACAGCTTTCCGATAACACTTCTAGATTAAACCCCcaacaaacaagatgaattagAAAATGATTCGGGGACGAATTCGAGCTGGTACTTACCTGAGGATGGAAGCGAACAGAAACCCTAGGCGAGGTCGGATCGGGCTCTCCCTGTTTCCAGGACTCGCTATTTATCATGCGAATTGACCTAGAATATCTGGGCCGAATGAAGATATTTTTTTGTGTGCCGGTTCAGAGACGTCCAACCGGACCAAGTGTAGAAATGTTGTCGCACACGCAAAAAATAATTGGTCAGGTAACGATCGGTCTGGATAAATCAGGAAAGTGATCAGGCAGTATACATAGAACCCATagcaaatgtttttttttaataatacatTACAATTGAATTTCAAACTTTAAATGGGAAGGATTAACCAGACATCCTATCCTCAGGACAACCTATCTTCCAAAAAATAATATCACAGCACAAgctctattatatatatatatatatatatatatatatatatatatatgtttgatattgtgcacgactgtgcgcgtcgcgcacaatatcaacgtttttttgtttttttaatttttttttaatttgtaaattacaaaataattaaaaaatttttttacgattttatttatagggttcaggctttgggtatagtgttaaagctattttttttttagattttacctatagggtttaggctttccaattaggttatagtgtttggtttaaaaaaaaattaaaataaaattaatttaagtatttattgagtattgtaatgtgtttaggggatatatttatatattaaattttaaataaggaaatgttgaattttttaaattcaaaaaattttaaaaaaattaaaaacaaaaaacgctgatattgtgcgcgacgcgcacagtcgcgcacaatatcaaacctctatatatatatatatatatcattttgctatcattttctttatttatcAATGTATTCTATAAATAATTAAGTGAAATTTTAGTTTGAgtgctatatatatataagagtGTTATACTGCACGACGTTGTTTCCGCAGCTTGTGCGCGACTGGCACATGACGTGGCCCACACATTTAATCTCTCTTCCCtatgtttcattttcttttctattcCTCACCTAACGTGTTGACTTTTTACTGTTTCTTGCTTTTTCATTTTTTCCACAAAGCACATCTTTCATCATCGCCTCGAAAGCCGATCGTTTTTTCCACAGAGCGAAAACTAGGGCAACCCTCTTGCTGCTGCGGCGTCGTCCTCACCGTGCGCCCTTGTTCCTCGCGTGAAAAACCTTCGACGAGAAGCTAGGGCATTGGTATTTTGTCGTCGTCGCCACTGTCCTTGCCCATTTTTGTCGTCGCGACGTCGTACTTGCCGCTCCATTTATCGTTTTTTCCACAGAGCGAAAACTAGGGCTTGTGCGCGACGTTGGATCTGCGCTGTGGTTCCGCCGAAGCTGTCCTTGCCTCTGCGCTGTTATTCCGCCGAAACTAGGCAAATCCTCGCGCCCCTCGTCGTCGCGACGCTGGATCTGCGCTGTGGTTCCGCCGAAGCTGTCCTTGCCCCTGCGCTGTTGTTCCGCCGAAACTAGGCAGATCCTCGCGCCCCTCGCCATCTCTCTGCACCATTGTTCTCGCTGCCGACCTCACGCCACGAAGCCCCTCTCTGTGAGACTCCTTGTTCACAGTTTTGCTTCCTCTTCTACTTCCCAttctttaattttgaaattaacaactGCTGGACAATATGATATTACAACTGTTGGATCTTGTGTGTGAGTTTCATCGTTTAAATATTCAGGACAGCATGTATCAAAATCATACAGGTTATGGTTATTCTTATTTCTAGTTCCATGAGTCTTCAGTGGATGCATTCTTCTTGTTTGTTTGTTTCACATGATAGTACTATGTTAGATTATTgcaacattcttttttttttatgtatatttgatttagtgtgtgagtttcatttggatgcattcttttttttttttatggatcTTGTGTGTGAGCTGCATCGTTTATATGTTCAGGACAGCATGTATCAAAATCATACAGGTTATGGTTATTCTTATTTCTAGTTCCATGAGTCTTCAGTGGATGCATTCTTCTTGTTTGTTTGTTTCACATGATAGTACTATGTTAGCTTACTgcaatattcttttttttttatgtatattgaTTTAGAATGTTTTTTCTGGCT contains:
- the LOC121997011 gene encoding glycine-rich RNA-binding protein RZ1A-like; the protein is MSEADEFRCFVGSLSWSTTDGSLKDAFKKFGHLTEAKIVLDKFSGRSRGFGFVTFDNKADMEEAIEAMNGIDLDGRSITVERAQPQGPGNRDRDSGRDYERDRGRDYDRGRGKDFGGARGRGSDGDCFKCGKPGHFARECPSGDGGRGDRYGGREDSYGGSHGSNNRYGPDRNGDRFSSRNRDGGSRGGSGGDRYGRDRSGPYERPNEGGGHRY